The Topomyia yanbarensis strain Yona2022 chromosome 3, ASM3024719v1, whole genome shotgun sequence nucleotide sequence GATCGTTTCTTGTGGCAGTGTGAATTCTGCAGAAAATGTTATCACGCAGCTTGTGTAGGAGTCCAGCGAAATCAAGAAGAATTTATCTCGCACTTCATGATTCCCCTGTGTGCAGATTGCCAGCATAATCTAAAGGTAGGCATAGACACACGAAAAGTGCTGTACCAAcaggaaaaattatttgaatctaTAACTACGCAAACGGACTGCAACTTACAAATAGCAGCCGACATAAAAAAGTTCAATTCAATTGTTGACTTATTCGAAAATGTTGAGCTGCAGCTTAAAGAATCAGTGGCGAATGTGAACATAAACACATCGTCGCAAGTGGCAAATGCTGTATCGGCACTATCGCAGGCCATTGACAGTAATTCTTTTAATAAGGCCGATGAGCTGGTCACGCTGAAAAACCATATCACATCACTATTCAACATATCTATGGGATCCACAAAAAAACACATTGAAGAGTATGTAAATGATCTCACTGCCGATTTGACcagagaattgaaaaaaatctgcagcgaagTTCAGAACTTGAGCACCCTTACCATAGATATGGCAGCTCATTGTAATGAACACTACCTGAGTGAATCGCGTCCTACACGTGAAGTTTTAGACGaagtgaaaattataacaaattcagTTGGCAGTGACATTCTCAAAGAAGTACAATCTCTTGCCGGCTCAATTAACACTTTGGATAGCAGTATACGCGATGCTTGTTTGCCACCAGCGGGCCCCAGCTTGATGGACGAATTAAATGCCCAATCAACAAAATCGGGTGACTCAGGTCACCGTTCCACTGCCGAAGCCACTGAAGGGTGGCGCTTTTTGGGTTCGAAGAAAGTGTGGCGCTCTGACTGGACGGAGTACGACACACGTAATCAGCATAGAATTCAACAGCAAAAGATGAAAGATAGGGCGATGGCACGAAGAAAAGCTAATAAAAAGCAGTTGCATCGGGTAATAAATGATCGCAATAAAAACAGACACCAACGTAGCCGTAATACTAATGAGACAAATAAACATCAGATATCCAGAAGCAGTTATTATAACTATAACCTCAAtgacaacaacaatagcaacaacaatagcaataaTAATCGTAACAACAatcgcaacaacaatagcagcaataatcgcaacaacaacaacaatacgcAATGCGGTCGTCCAACAGCTGGCAACTCTCTTCCCCGGGATAAGGATCTACTTGCGGCGGC carries:
- the LOC131687768 gene encoding integrator complex subunit 1 homolog — its product is MSCSVTSCNISDDRFLWQCEFCRKCYHAACVGVQRNQEEFISHFMIPLCADCQHNLKVGIDTRKVLYQQEKLFESITTQTDCNLQIAADIKKFNSIVDLFENVELQLKESVANVNINTSSQVANAVSALSQAIDSNSFNKADELVTLKNHITSLFNISMGSTKKHIEEYVNDLTADLTRELKKICSEVQNLSTLTIDMAAHCNEHYLSESRPTREVLDEVKIITNSVGSDILKEVQSLAGSINTLDSSIRDACLPPAGPSLMDELNAQSTKSGDSGHRSTAEATEGWRFLGSKKVWRSDWTEYDTRNQHRIQQQKMKDRAMARRKANKKQLHRISRSSYYNYNLNDNNNSNNNSNNNRNNNRNNNSSNNRNNNNNTQCGRPTAGNSLPRDKDLLAAARVQFSRPPFENQRGIR